The following coding sequences lie in one Aerosakkonema funiforme FACHB-1375 genomic window:
- the psb32 gene encoding photosystem II repair protein Psb32 has protein sequence MTQLSYQIYNWRKSLLGLILSVMLILAAIVLVAAPAFATSLYEMPTLTAGSNTWAIDKAEVLSRLTEGELSTSLEDLAKKTGYEVRMVTIRHLDYDVTIESFTNQLFDKWFPTPEAQTNQILLALDAVTNNTAIRIGDKVKSVMSDEIAQSIASETVGVPLRQGDKYNQALEDATVRLVAVLSGQPDPGPPQVTENVRAERTFKTAAETDKGSSTVWVIGLLIAATVIPMATYYWYQSMGS, from the coding sequence ATGACACAGCTCTCATACCAAATTTACAACTGGAGAAAATCTCTCCTGGGTCTGATATTATCGGTGATGTTGATATTGGCGGCGATCGTACTGGTAGCCGCACCCGCTTTTGCCACAAGTCTGTATGAAATGCCGACGCTCACAGCAGGCTCGAACACTTGGGCGATCGACAAGGCGGAAGTTTTGAGTCGCCTCACTGAAGGTGAGCTTAGCACTTCTCTGGAGGATTTAGCCAAGAAAACCGGGTATGAAGTGCGGATGGTTACGATTCGCCACCTTGATTATGATGTAACCATCGAAAGTTTTACAAATCAGCTGTTTGACAAATGGTTTCCCACTCCAGAGGCGCAAACCAATCAAATTTTGTTGGCGCTCGATGCCGTTACCAACAACACGGCAATTCGCATCGGTGACAAGGTAAAATCCGTCATGTCCGATGAAATTGCCCAAAGTATAGCTTCCGAAACCGTAGGAGTGCCGCTGCGACAAGGCGACAAGTACAATCAAGCTTTGGAGGACGCTACAGTTCGTCTGGTTGCCGTATTGTCCGGTCAACCCGATCCTGGCCCACCGCAGGTAACAGAAAACGTGCGGGCGGAACGCACATTTAAAACCGCAGCAGAAACTGACAAAGGCAGTTCTACTGTCTGGGTGATTGGGTT